A window of the Isosphaera pallida ATCC 43644 genome harbors these coding sequences:
- a CDS encoding DUF2130 domain-containing protein: protein MIEPTIICPSCKQVIKLTESLAAPLVEKTRVEYQKRLAELEAMMTRREAELESQREQLRREQTLIEERIAHEVDQRRKEIAEEENRRVRRQMAQDLESKQRDLVEALELLKKREAQLEEAKRAEAEFLRCQRDLEDARRELEVTVARRVAESLDRERERARREAEEALQLKVAEKDHLIATMQHQIEELKRRAERGSEQLRGEVLELQFEELLRSRFPGDAIEPVGKGEFGGDLLQRVFAGGSSVSRGTILWEFKRTKNWNDAWLPKLRQDQRAAQADLAVIVSQTLPKGVEGFEYIDQIWVVSPRLAAPLATILRHALVEVAQARLVHEDRQSKEALLYRYLTGPGFRHRFQALLEKFRDLQDDLDKEKKFMQKQWSKREKQLEIIDLNMSGLYGDLEGIVGRSLPEIEGLSLEDETDPSSKATPSLGGDGLNHAARHRLALED from the coding sequence ATGATCGAGCCAACGATCATCTGTCCGAGTTGTAAGCAGGTCATTAAGCTCACCGAGTCGCTGGCCGCGCCCTTGGTGGAGAAGACCCGCGTGGAGTATCAAAAGCGTCTGGCCGAACTGGAGGCCATGATGACGCGGCGGGAGGCCGAACTGGAGAGTCAGCGTGAGCAGCTTCGCCGCGAGCAGACCCTCATCGAGGAACGGATCGCCCACGAAGTGGACCAGCGACGCAAAGAGATCGCCGAGGAGGAGAACCGCCGCGTCCGTCGTCAAATGGCCCAGGACTTAGAATCCAAACAACGCGATCTGGTCGAGGCGTTGGAGCTGCTCAAGAAACGCGAGGCACAACTGGAGGAAGCCAAGCGGGCCGAGGCCGAGTTTTTGAGGTGCCAGCGCGACCTGGAGGACGCCCGCCGCGAGTTGGAGGTCACGGTAGCCCGCCGCGTGGCTGAGTCGCTGGACCGCGAGCGTGAGCGGGCGCGCCGCGAGGCCGAAGAGGCGTTGCAACTCAAAGTCGCCGAGAAGGATCATCTCATTGCGACAATGCAACACCAAATCGAGGAACTCAAACGCCGCGCCGAGAGAGGCTCGGAGCAGTTGCGCGGCGAGGTGCTTGAGCTTCAATTCGAGGAGCTGCTGCGGTCGCGGTTTCCGGGCGACGCGATCGAGCCGGTCGGCAAGGGGGAATTTGGCGGCGATCTGTTGCAGAGGGTGTTCGCGGGCGGTTCAAGTGTCAGCCGGGGTACGATCCTCTGGGAGTTCAAGCGGACCAAAAACTGGAACGACGCATGGCTGCCTAAGCTGCGTCAGGATCAACGCGCGGCCCAGGCCGATCTGGCCGTCATTGTGTCGCAAACGCTGCCCAAAGGGGTCGAGGGGTTTGAGTACATCGACCAAATCTGGGTGGTCTCGCCCCGTCTGGCCGCGCCGCTGGCGACGATCCTACGGCACGCTCTAGTCGAGGTGGCTCAAGCCCGCTTGGTGCATGAGGACCGTCAATCCAAGGAAGCCCTCCTCTATCGCTACCTGACCGGACCCGGCTTCCGCCACCGTTTCCAAGCACTTCTGGAGAAGTTCAGAGACCTTCAAGACGATTTGGACAAAGAGAAGAAGTTCATGCAAAAGCAATGGTCCAAGCGTGAGAAACAGCTTGAAATCATCGACTTGAACATGAGCGGTCTCTATGGCGATCTGGAGGGGATCGTGGGTCGCTCCCTGCCCGAGATCGAGGGACTGAGTTTGGAGGACGAGACCGACCCTTCCTCTAAGGCGACGCCGAGTCTCGGGGGCGACGGCCTAAACCACGCGGCTCGTCACCGGCTCGCTCTGGAGGATTGA
- a CDS encoding histone deacetylase family protein translates to MSVEKVKARVYHSDRYTLPLPEWHRFPMRKYALLRQQVERAAWSDRVRLLEPPAASDADLERVHDPGYVRRVATGGLRPEEEREIGLPWSEGLVERSRRSTGGTIAAARAALEDFASVNLAGGTHHAHVHKGAGYCVFNDAAVAARALLAEGRVERVVILDCDVHHGDGTAAIFADDPRVFTYSIHSAKNYPMRKPPSDLDVPLPDGIGDTDYLARLEETVPQALDRAGANLAIYLAGADPYEGDRLGRLKLTKEGLRRRDAFIFAECRRRMLPVAVTMAGGYAEPIEDTVEIQLATVRAAVALAVGRD, encoded by the coding sequence ATGAGCGTCGAGAAGGTCAAAGCGCGGGTTTATCATTCGGATCGCTACACCTTGCCGCTTCCTGAGTGGCACCGATTTCCGATGCGCAAGTACGCGCTGTTGCGTCAGCAGGTCGAGCGGGCCGCGTGGTCGGATCGGGTCCGTTTGCTGGAGCCGCCGGCGGCGTCGGACGCGGACCTCGAACGAGTGCATGATCCCGGATACGTCCGCCGGGTGGCCACCGGCGGGTTGCGGCCCGAGGAGGAACGGGAAATCGGGTTACCGTGGTCGGAGGGACTGGTGGAGCGTTCCCGACGCTCCACCGGCGGCACGATCGCCGCGGCGCGAGCGGCGCTGGAGGATTTCGCCTCGGTGAACCTGGCGGGAGGCACCCACCACGCGCATGTCCACAAAGGGGCAGGTTACTGCGTGTTCAATGATGCGGCCGTGGCGGCGCGGGCGTTGCTGGCGGAGGGACGGGTGGAGCGGGTGGTGATCCTGGATTGCGACGTGCACCACGGCGACGGCACGGCTGCGATCTTCGCGGACGATCCGCGGGTGTTCACCTATTCGATCCATTCTGCTAAAAACTACCCGATGCGTAAGCCCCCCTCCGACCTGGATGTGCCGTTGCCCGACGGGATTGGCGACACGGACTATCTTGCGCGGCTGGAGGAGACAGTTCCCCAGGCGTTGGACCGGGCGGGAGCCAACCTAGCGATCTATCTGGCCGGGGCCGACCCCTACGAAGGGGATCGTCTGGGACGCCTGAAACTCACCAAAGAAGGGCTGAGGCGTCGCGATGCCTTCATTTTCGCCGAGTGTCGGCGGCGGATGTTGCCGGTGGCAGTAACGATGGCCGGCGGCTACGCCGAGCCGATCGAGGACACGGTGGAGATCCAACTCGCTACCGTCCGCGCGGCGGTCGCGCTGGCCGTGGGACGGGATTGA
- the argG gene encoding argininosuccinate synthase has translation MNTSQLRGRTVAFAASGGLDSCTITRWLTDQGVTVVAITADLAQPDEPDFAAIEARMRASGAKEFIRVPLHDAIAQAGLEGVQAQARYEGPYWNTTAIGRHVIVAGMIPVMRELGVSILSHGATGRGNDQVRFQLVTNMLAPDFQVYAPWRDPEFLGRFRGRREMIDYCNSHNLPIKATVEAPYSTDANLLGLTHEAGKLESLEVAPSFVEPKMGVTPQCAPDTPQVVTLRFEAGRPVMINGQSVSGFEALRLANQLGGAHGVGIAAHLVENRFVGIKSRGVYEAPGMELLGTAYRYLLELILDRRARAHFDNLSGFIAQQVYQGYGFDLASRMARKAVEEVTKLATGTIAVSLYKGQVRFESARDVPHSLYSEDNASMEAVGEFDHADSEGFLRVLSVGARALGAAGQVPPASLNQRG, from the coding sequence ATGAACACCAGTCAACTTCGCGGCCGCACCGTGGCCTTTGCTGCCTCGGGCGGTCTGGACAGCTGCACGATTACCCGTTGGCTCACCGATCAGGGAGTGACCGTGGTGGCGATCACTGCCGATCTCGCCCAGCCTGACGAGCCGGACTTCGCCGCCATCGAGGCCCGCATGAGGGCCAGCGGAGCCAAGGAGTTCATCCGGGTGCCGCTGCACGACGCCATCGCCCAGGCGGGTCTGGAAGGCGTCCAGGCCCAGGCCCGCTACGAAGGACCGTACTGGAACACCACCGCGATCGGCCGCCATGTGATCGTCGCGGGCATGATCCCGGTGATGCGCGAGTTGGGCGTCTCGATCCTCTCCCACGGCGCGACCGGACGCGGCAACGACCAGGTCCGTTTCCAACTGGTCACCAACATGCTCGCCCCCGACTTCCAGGTGTACGCCCCCTGGCGCGATCCCGAGTTCCTCGGTCGGTTCCGAGGCCGCCGCGAGATGATTGACTATTGCAACTCCCACAACCTGCCGATCAAAGCGACCGTGGAGGCCCCTTACTCCACCGACGCCAACCTCTTGGGTCTGACCCACGAGGCCGGCAAGCTCGAATCGCTGGAGGTCGCCCCCAGCTTCGTCGAACCCAAGATGGGCGTGACACCCCAATGCGCCCCGGACACTCCCCAGGTCGTCACCCTTCGCTTCGAGGCGGGCCGCCCGGTGATGATCAACGGTCAAAGCGTCAGTGGCTTCGAGGCATTGCGCTTGGCCAATCAACTTGGCGGCGCGCATGGGGTCGGTATCGCTGCCCACCTGGTTGAAAATCGCTTCGTGGGGATCAAGTCCCGAGGAGTTTACGAGGCCCCCGGCATGGAACTGCTGGGCACGGCGTATCGTTATCTGCTCGAATTAATTCTCGACCGTCGCGCCCGCGCCCACTTCGACAACCTCTCTGGCTTCATCGCGCAACAAGTCTATCAAGGTTACGGCTTCGACCTGGCCTCACGGATGGCCCGCAAAGCGGTCGAGGAGGTGACCAAGCTCGCCACCGGCACGATCGCAGTGAGCCTCTACAAAGGTCAAGTTCGCTTTGAGTCCGCCCGCGACGTGCCCCACTCGCTCTATTCCGAGGACAACGCCTC
- a CDS encoding MFS transporter: MAATSDSHRADFGNGSEAGPSSGDMLLFWGCFIALIATAFGFIVRTQIINDWGREFDLNFTQKGELFGVGLWPFAISIILFSLIIDKIGYGKAMAFAFLCHVVSAVVTIMAPTLAGDPSDPGYKDRGYWILYFGTFIVALGNGTVEAVINPVVATIFRNQKTKWLNILHAGWPGGLVLGGLLSIGLGDVSWQFKVALLFIPVVAYGAILSRCRFPINERVAMGGSYLTMLQQVGALGALIVVGLIVREVGRVFVIPDMVQLVIIGALVGGYGLAVRSLGSPLFIVLMLIMIPLATTELGTDSWITPLMESQMTAMSLNPGLILIYTSLIMMVLRFSAGPIVHRLSPLGLLALSAALAAGGLVFLSQAQGAVILAAATLYGLGKTFFWPTMLGVVSEQYPEGGALTLNTMGGVGMLAVGVLGNPFLGFIQDTRISDALRQEHPAIYELVTGDRKASVFGEYTPIDAQKVDALLNDETEERQAQAAIFKEIRDRESKRALLTVALLPCLMLVSYIGLIVYFATQGGYKPKSLSHAEEAATEY; this comes from the coding sequence ATGGCCGCCACCTCCGACTCTCACCGCGCTGATTTCGGCAACGGCTCCGAAGCCGGGCCAAGTTCGGGCGACATGCTTTTGTTCTGGGGCTGCTTCATCGCCCTGATCGCCACCGCCTTTGGGTTCATCGTCCGCACCCAGATCATCAACGACTGGGGCCGCGAGTTCGACCTGAACTTCACCCAAAAAGGCGAGTTGTTCGGGGTGGGGCTGTGGCCGTTCGCCATTAGCATCATTTTGTTCAGCCTCATCATCGACAAGATCGGCTATGGCAAGGCGATGGCCTTCGCCTTTCTCTGCCATGTCGTTTCGGCGGTGGTCACGATCATGGCTCCAACCCTGGCTGGAGACCCAAGCGATCCAGGCTACAAGGATCGAGGTTACTGGATTTTATACTTCGGCACCTTCATCGTGGCGCTAGGCAACGGCACCGTTGAAGCGGTCATCAACCCGGTGGTGGCGACGATCTTCCGCAACCAGAAAACCAAGTGGCTCAACATCCTTCACGCCGGTTGGCCCGGTGGTCTGGTGCTGGGCGGCCTGCTTTCGATCGGTTTGGGCGACGTGAGTTGGCAATTCAAGGTCGCGTTGCTGTTCATCCCGGTGGTCGCCTATGGCGCGATCCTTAGTCGCTGCCGCTTCCCGATCAACGAACGGGTGGCGATGGGGGGCTCGTATCTGACGATGCTCCAGCAGGTCGGTGCCCTTGGGGCGCTGATCGTGGTCGGCTTGATCGTCCGCGAAGTGGGCCGGGTCTTCGTCATCCCCGACATGGTTCAACTTGTGATCATCGGCGCGTTGGTCGGCGGCTACGGCCTGGCGGTTCGCAGCCTGGGCAGTCCGCTGTTCATCGTATTGATGCTGATCATGATCCCGCTGGCCACCACCGAGTTGGGCACCGACAGCTGGATCACCCCGCTGATGGAATCGCAAATGACCGCGATGAGCCTCAACCCTGGATTGATCCTTATCTACACCTCGCTCATTATGATGGTCTTGCGGTTCAGCGCCGGGCCAATTGTGCACCGGCTTTCGCCTCTGGGTCTGCTGGCCCTCAGCGCGGCGCTGGCGGCGGGAGGTCTGGTGTTCCTCTCACAAGCTCAAGGCGCGGTGATCCTCGCGGCGGCGACGCTGTACGGCCTGGGCAAAACCTTCTTCTGGCCGACAATGCTGGGAGTGGTCTCCGAACAGTATCCCGAAGGCGGCGCGTTGACCCTCAACACGATGGGCGGCGTGGGCATGTTGGCCGTGGGGGTGTTGGGCAACCCGTTCCTCGGCTTCATCCAGGACACCCGGATTTCCGACGCGCTGCGGCAGGAACATCCAGCGATTTACGAACTGGTCACCGGTGACCGCAAAGCCTCGGTTTTCGGCGAATACACCCCGATCGACGCTCAAAAGGTGGACGCGCTTTTGAACGACGAAACCGAGGAACGCCAGGCTCAAGCGGCGATCTTCAAGGAGATCCGCGACCGCGAGAGCAAGCGGGCGCTGTTGACCGTGGCGTTGCTGCCCTGCTTGATGCTGGTCTCCTACATCGGGTTAATCGTTTACTTCGCCACCCAAGGGGGCTACAAACCCAAGAGTCTCAGTCACGCCGAGGAAGCGGCGACCGAGTATTGA